DNA sequence from the Candidatus Afararchaeum irisae genome:
TCCTGAAGACCTTCTCGGTAAGGGCTACGTCGTCGTAGACAAGCCGCCGGGTCCGACGAGCCACGAGGTCGTCTCGTGGGTCAAGGAGATGGTAGGCGTCGAGAAGGCGGCACACACGGGGACTCTTGATCCCGGGGTTACAGGCTGTCTTCCTGTTCTCTTAGGCAAGTCGGCGCGCGTCTCAGGACTCTTCAGGGGAGCCGACAAGGAGTACGTCTTCGTTCTGAGACTCCACGGCGATACTTACGAGAAACGCGTCGGGGAGGTCTTCGACGAGTTCGAGGGCGAGATATACCAGCGACCGCCGAAGAAAAGCTCCGTGAGACGACGTGTCAGGACGCGCGAGATAGAGTCTCTCGACGTACTTGAGACAGATCTCGGTGACAACGAGGACAACGACGGTGACGGAGACGGAAGACGTATCCTAGGGAGGGTGAGATGCGGCGCGGGAACCTACATACGTAAGCTGTGTCACGACATCGGCTTGGCTCTCGGAACCGGAGGGCATATGGAAGAGCTCAGAAGGACTGCGAGCGGCGGTTTCTGTGTCGAAGACGCCGTCTACCTCCAGGATCTCTCCGACTCTCTCCATCTCTGGCGCGAGGAGGGCGACGAGACGGAGCTACGCCGGATAGTGGAGCCTCTCGAAGACGTTCTTCTCGCGAAGTACCCAGCCGTTGAGATCACCGACGAAGCCGTCGCCGCGGTCGCACACGGTGCCCCTGTCTACGAGCCGGGTGTCGTAGCTGTGAGTCAGGAAGTAGACGACGGTGACACAGCGGTGGCTGTTTCGGGAGACGGCGAGGCTGTCTGTGTCGGTAAAGTGAGGAAAGACGACGTATTTCTGGAGCCTGACCACGTCGTCGTCGATGCCGACGGCTACGGGAAGATCTGGTGAAAAACGAAACGAAACGAAACGGAACTAAGAAAACAGTTTTCTACTCTACTTCTGAGTCTGACGTCGCGCGACCGAGTAGAGACCCGCTCCCACAAGGGCTACGAGGGCGACTACGGGACCGAATCCGGGGAGAGGACTTCCGCCTCCGTTCGAAGTCGTGTTGTTTATCTCCTGCTTTAGCTCCTGGTTTCTCTGACGTGCCGACTCTAACTCAGAACGTAGCTGCTCATTCTGAGACGTAATATTGTTGAGTCTCTGTTCAAGCTCGTCGTTTCTCTGGCTCAGCTCCTGTGTCTGGTTTCTGAGCCTCCCGTTCTCGTCCTGAAGCTGGTTGAGCGTCCTATTTAGCTTGTTAAGCTGACTGATTAGCTCCTCTGTGGTGTTACCCTGCTGTGCGAGTACTCCGTTAGAGACACCCGCTCCTGTCGTCTTAGCGCCCGCGGCTCCCGCGAACGCCAACGATGCTACGAGAAGACCGACCGTAACTAAGGCTGTCTTCCGAGACATGTCATATACAGACGGTGGGGTAGTATAACACATTTTTGATGCTGATGCTCGGGGAGTGAGTGACCGGAAGGATTTACACCGCTGAGAGCCAGTTAGAGACATGGACGAAGACATACACTCACACGCCGACGCCGACGCCGACGCCGACAGTGAGTCGGGAAGGCGTAAGATCGACTGGGCGCGCGAACATATGCCTATACTCTCTGAGATACGCAGCCGTTTCGTCGACGAGAAG
Encoded proteins:
- a CDS encoding RNA-guided pseudouridylation complex pseudouridine synthase subunit Cbf5, with protein sequence MKKTDDRDLDPEDLLGKGYVVVDKPPGPTSHEVVSWVKEMVGVEKAAHTGTLDPGVTGCLPVLLGKSARVSGLFRGADKEYVFVLRLHGDTYEKRVGEVFDEFEGEIYQRPPKKSSVRRRVRTREIESLDVLETDLGDNEDNDGDGDGRRILGRVRCGAGTYIRKLCHDIGLALGTGGHMEELRRTASGGFCVEDAVYLQDLSDSLHLWREEGDETELRRIVEPLEDVLLAKYPAVEITDEAVAAVAHGAPVYEPGVVAVSQEVDDGDTAVAVSGDGEAVCVGKVRKDDVFLEPDHVVVDADGYGKIW
- a CDS encoding PGF-CTERM sorting domain-containing protein, with product MSRKTALVTVGLLVASLAFAGAAGAKTTGAGVSNGVLAQQGNTTEELISQLNKLNRTLNQLQDENGRLRNQTQELSQRNDELEQRLNNITSQNEQLRSELESARQRNQELKQEINNTTSNGGGSPLPGFGPVVALVALVGAGLYSVARRQTQK